The Triticum aestivum cultivar Chinese Spring chromosome 3A, IWGSC CS RefSeq v2.1, whole genome shotgun sequence genome includes a region encoding these proteins:
- the LOC123063045 gene encoding dual specificity protein kinase shkB isoform X4 — MEADALLKKLRVLEEGHAELKREVGRLMPADRPRGAQSAARRRARLSSSWQVAARGRLPDRHCNWILQSLGQAVHVIAPDGRFLYWSRYSEHMFGYSASEAIGRNAVELIVHPADYDAAQIVIQKIFTGKCWRGKFPVKNKSGERFLILIHNSPLYDDDGSLVGLIGLSLDVWTLEEIFSPSGSAKSYPSTRKSQFHANNRPKSDSLNERSLHSQQPVRSTTTSKIVTLVTSVTSRVRSRIRTCQNGDKQYGSDCEGQYSALDLQAELAISEENTPSGDVMHRVFVDKSCKSSDDSGEGKVGFHKIFNAKAEALLAKKGICPWKGHEIDGGSGKNNMNSIQLHDKQENDQNHQRVAVLEPFIIPDCQNSEYTLASKYEVSGSWWDFNINSMSSMNSTGSTNSSSIETVDYEADCSDYEILWEDLVIGEQVGQGCCGTVYHALWHGSDVAAKVFSKQEYSEEMINTFRQEVSLMKKLRHPNIILFMGAVLSQQRLCIVTEFLPRGSLFRLLRTNIGKMDPRRRVNMAIDIARGMNYLHNSIPTVVHRDLKSPNLLVDKNWTVKTLVFHV, encoded by the exons ATGGAGGCGGACGCGCTGCTGAAGAAGCTACGGGTGCTGGAGGAGGGGCACGCCGAGCTCAAGCGGGAGGTAGGCAGGCTCATGCCGGCGGACCGTCCCCGCGGCGCGCAGTCCGCGGCCCGGCGCCGCGCGCGGCTCTCGTCGTCGTGGCAGGTCGCCGCCCGCGGCAGGTTGCCCGACAGGCACTGCAACTGGATACTGCAGTCGCTGGGGCAGGCCGTGCACGTCATTGCCCCCGACGGGAGGTTCCTGTACTG GAGCCGGTATTCTGAGCATATGTTTGGCTATTCTGCATCAGAAGCAATTGGCCGGAATGCCGTTGAATTAATCGTTCATCCCGCTGACTATGATGCAGCACAAATTGTCATCCAGAAAATATTTACGGGGAAGTGTTGGAGAGGGAAGTTTCCTGTTAAGAACAAGTCAGGTGAGAGGTTTCTTATTTTAATCCATAACAGCCCTTTATACGATGATGATGGTAGCTTGGTGGGCCTCATTGGTCTCTCGCTTGATGTATGGACATTAGAGGAGATATTTAGTCCCTCAGGCTCAGCGAAATCCTACCCAAGTACCAGAAAGTCCCAATTTCATGCTAACAACCGGCCTAAAAGTGATTCACTAAACGAACGTTCTCTTCACTCACAGCAACCTGTTCGATCTACTACCACCTCCAAGATAGTAACTTTG GTTACCAGTGTGACAAGTAGAGTCCGTTCTCGGATAAGGACATGTCAGAATGGCGATAAACAATATGGTAGTGACTGTGAGGGCCAGTATTCTGCACTTGATCTCCAAGCCGAGTTGGCAATAAGTGAAGAAAACACCCCTAGTGGGGATGTAATGCATCGTGTCTTTGTTGACAAGTCGTGCAAAAGTAGTGATGATTCAGGAGAGGGAAAAGTAGGGTTTCACAAGATATTTAATGCAAAGGCTGAGGCATTATTGGCGAAGAAGGGCATATGCCCTTGGAAAGGACATGAAATTGATGGGGGTTCCGGAAAGAATAACATGAACTCAATACAGTTGCATGATAAGCAAGAGAATGACCAGAATCATCAGAGAGTTGCAGTTCTAGAGCCTTTCATAATTCCAGACTGCCAAAACAGCGAATACACTTTGGCTAGCAAATATGAGGTCTCAGGTTCCTGGTGGGATTTCAACATAAACAGCATGAGTAGCATGAACAGCACTGGGAGTACTAACAGCAGCAGTATTGAGACAGTAGATTATGAAGCAGACTGCTCAGATTATGAGATTCTCTGGGAAGACCTAGTAATCGGAGAACAAGTAGGTCAAG GTTGTTGCGGAACAGTGTATCATGCTCTGTGGCATGGCTCG GACGTGgcagctaaagtattctccaagcagGAATATTCAGAAGAAATGATAAATACCTTCAGACAAGAG GTATCATTGATGAAGAAACTACGACATCCCAATATAATACTTTTCATGGGTGCAGTTCTGTCGCAGCAACGACTTTGTATTGTTACTGAATTTCTCCCACG CGGGAGTTTGTTCCGGTTGCTCCGAACTAACATTGGCAAGATGGATCCAAGACGGAGAGTTAACATGGCTATAGACATT